In a genomic window of Chryseobacterium sp. G0162:
- a CDS encoding heavy metal translocating P-type ATPase — MEHKHIYDEEGNQLCCTAQEGKIYKDAGAKKLLDNGSCCSTENNKSETQNEDDGRGHNDGEKNTFQMFLPAIISLVILLIGIVLDNFFPQEWFKGWVRIVWYAVAYLPVGLPVLKEAYESIAKGDVFSEFFLMGIATIGAFAIGEYPEGVAVMLFYSVGEVFQTLAVSRAKNNIKALLDQRPDEVTVLEGNQPKTIPAKQAKIGDIVQLRSGEKLALDGELVSESASFNTAALTGESKPDTKNKGESVLAGMINLQTIAQVKVTTAYEDSKLSKILELVQNATAQKAPTELFIRKFARIYTPIVVGLAVLICLLPYLFVENYVFRDWLYRALVFLVISCPCALVISIPLGYFGGIGAASKNGILFKGSNFLDIIANIKNVVMDKTGTMTEGVFKVQEVTLKSEFNKDEILKMVNALESKSTHPVATAIHQYVGEIDHSIQLENTAEIAGHGLKASIKGKDLLVGNFKLMDKFNIKYDLDPTHIVYTIIAIAYGGKFAGYLTIADSIKADAQLSVDKLKALGVKTTMLSGDKSTVVQFVADQLGINNAFGDLLPEDKVNKVKEIKSQNETVAFVGDGVNDAPVVALSDVGIAMGGLGSDATIETADVVIQDDKPSKIPMAINIGKQTRKIVWQNIFLAFAVKAIVLVLGAGGLATMWEAVFADVGVALLAILNAVRIQKMKFK, encoded by the coding sequence ATGGAACACAAACATATTTACGACGAGGAAGGAAACCAGCTTTGTTGTACAGCGCAGGAAGGCAAAATTTACAAAGACGCAGGTGCCAAAAAATTGCTTGATAATGGTAGCTGCTGCTCTACAGAGAATAATAAATCTGAAACGCAAAATGAAGATGATGGGCGCGGCCATAACGATGGGGAGAAAAATACATTTCAAATGTTTTTGCCAGCAATTATTTCTCTGGTTATACTTTTGATAGGGATCGTACTGGATAACTTTTTTCCGCAGGAGTGGTTTAAAGGCTGGGTAAGGATCGTATGGTATGCGGTGGCTTATTTGCCTGTCGGTTTACCTGTTTTAAAAGAAGCGTATGAAAGCATCGCCAAAGGTGACGTGTTTTCGGAATTTTTTCTAATGGGCATTGCTACTATAGGCGCATTTGCAATCGGTGAATATCCGGAAGGGGTTGCTGTTATGTTATTCTACAGTGTAGGAGAAGTTTTCCAGACACTTGCTGTTTCGAGGGCGAAGAATAATATCAAGGCGTTGTTGGATCAGCGTCCTGATGAAGTGACCGTTCTCGAAGGTAATCAACCAAAAACCATCCCTGCCAAACAGGCGAAAATTGGGGATATTGTACAGCTAAGATCAGGAGAGAAGCTGGCTCTGGACGGAGAGTTGGTAAGTGAATCCGCATCGTTCAATACCGCTGCATTAACTGGTGAGAGTAAGCCTGATACCAAAAACAAAGGTGAGAGCGTGCTTGCCGGAATGATCAATCTACAGACTATTGCTCAGGTAAAAGTTACAACTGCTTACGAAGACAGTAAGTTGAGCAAAATTTTAGAATTGGTACAAAATGCGACGGCTCAGAAGGCACCTACCGAACTTTTTATCCGAAAATTCGCAAGGATTTATACACCCATTGTCGTCGGACTCGCAGTACTGATATGCCTACTACCATATCTGTTCGTGGAAAATTATGTTTTCCGTGACTGGCTTTACAGAGCATTAGTGTTCTTAGTTATCTCCTGTCCTTGCGCTTTGGTTATTAGCATTCCTCTAGGTTATTTCGGCGGAATTGGCGCAGCTTCAAAGAACGGTATACTGTTTAAAGGAAGTAATTTTTTAGACATTATCGCCAATATTAAAAATGTGGTAATGGACAAGACCGGAACAATGACCGAGGGCGTCTTTAAAGTTCAGGAAGTTACTTTAAAATCTGAATTTAATAAAGATGAAATTCTGAAGATGGTAAATGCTTTAGAAAGCAAAAGTACCCATCCGGTCGCTACGGCAATCCATCAATATGTCGGCGAAATCGACCATTCTATACAATTAGAAAATACAGCAGAAATTGCTGGGCACGGATTGAAAGCCAGTATCAAAGGAAAAGATCTGCTTGTGGGAAATTTTAAATTGATGGATAAGTTCAATATCAAATATGATCTTGACCCTACGCATATCGTTTATACAATAATTGCAATCGCTTATGGCGGAAAATTTGCAGGCTATCTTACTATTGCAGACAGTATAAAAGCAGATGCACAGCTGAGCGTTGATAAACTTAAAGCTTTAGGTGTAAAAACCACGATGTTAAGCGGAGACAAGAGCACCGTAGTACAATTTGTTGCCGATCAACTGGGAATCAATAATGCCTTCGGTGACCTGCTACCGGAAGATAAGGTCAACAAAGTAAAAGAGATCAAATCACAAAATGAAACAGTTGCCTTTGTGGGAGACGGCGTCAATGATGCTCCTGTTGTTGCCTTGAGCGACGTAGGTATTGCAATGGGCGGATTGGGAAGTGATGCAACCATCGAGACTGCAGATGTAGTCATCCAGGATGATAAGCCAAGCAAAATACCGATGGCAATCAATATCGGAAAGCAAACCAGGAAGATCGTTTGGCAAAACATTTTCCTAGCTTTTGCTGTAAAAGCGATTGTATTGGTTTTGGGAGCTGGTGGATTAGCAACAATGTGGGAAGCCGTT
- a CDS encoding efflux RND transporter periplasmic adaptor subunit, whose product MKKNIIYTAFVFVILMSCGKKEANTESESEIKTEQAEERGDEVPQTIASLSEEQIKAVGINLGKIEMKELTSTIKANGALRVPNNNKATVTSMYGGIIKTLNVQIGDFVRRGQVIASISNPEYIQLQEQYLTVKSRIAFAEQEYRRQKELFDNDAGAKKNLQSSDAELKTLRTQRSSLQRQLQIMGINPAYVNNGNLRSGLVITSPISGTISTISAQIGSYVDISSPVAEIIDNGSLHLDLQVFEKDLPKMKVGQIVHFKLTNNPETEYDAKIYSIGSSFENDSKTISVHCSVTGNKSGLIDGMNITGIVSLDKSTTPAVPNEAIVEADSKYFIFIKTDKKAEEHQEEGEGEHLNEKKISKKAEKMANFEKIEVVKGSSDMGYTAITAINEIPANAEIVVKGAFFVNAKLSNSGEHED is encoded by the coding sequence ATGAAAAAAAATATCATCTATACTGCTTTCGTTTTTGTTATTCTTATGAGCTGTGGAAAGAAAGAGGCCAACACAGAATCGGAAAGCGAAATCAAAACTGAGCAGGCAGAAGAACGCGGTGATGAGGTTCCCCAGACCATAGCAAGCCTGTCTGAAGAACAGATTAAAGCGGTTGGCATCAATCTAGGAAAGATTGAGATGAAGGAATTGACTTCTACCATCAAAGCCAATGGAGCACTTAGAGTTCCGAACAATAATAAAGCGACCGTCACATCAATGTATGGTGGGATTATTAAAACTTTGAATGTACAGATCGGGGATTTTGTAAGAAGAGGACAGGTAATTGCCTCCATTTCAAATCCGGAATACATTCAGTTGCAAGAGCAATACCTGACCGTGAAAAGCAGGATTGCATTTGCAGAACAGGAATACAGGAGACAAAAGGAATTATTTGATAATGATGCCGGCGCAAAGAAGAACCTTCAGAGTTCAGATGCTGAACTGAAAACCCTGAGAACACAAAGATCATCTTTGCAGAGACAGCTTCAGATTATGGGCATCAATCCCGCCTATGTCAACAATGGAAATCTGCGATCGGGTTTAGTTATCACATCACCAATCAGTGGAACGATCAGTACTATTTCTGCACAAATTGGAAGTTATGTTGACATCTCATCACCCGTTGCGGAAATTATAGATAATGGTTCCCTACATCTTGATTTGCAGGTTTTTGAAAAGGATCTGCCAAAAATGAAAGTGGGGCAAATCGTTCATTTTAAATTAACAAATAATCCTGAAACCGAGTACGATGCCAAAATCTACAGCATTGGTTCATCCTTTGAAAACGACAGCAAAACAATCTCGGTTCACTGTTCTGTAACAGGAAACAAATCCGGATTGATCGACGGAATGAATATCACAGGAATCGTAAGTCTCGATAAAAGTACCACGCCGGCGGTTCCCAATGAAGCCATTGTAGAAGCGGACAGCAAATATTTCATTTTTATCAAAACAGACAAAAAGGCTGAAGAGCATCAAGAAGAGGGAGAAGGAGAACATTTAAATGAAAAGAAAATATCTAAGAAAGCAGAAAAAATGGCTAATTTCGAAAAGATAGAAGTTGTAAAAGGTTCTTCTGATATGGGTTACACGGCGATTACAGCTATCAATGAGATTCCGGCAAATGCTGAAATAGTAGTAAAAGGCGCATTTTTTGTCAATGCTAAGCTAAGTAATTCAGGTGAACACGAAGATTAA
- a CDS encoding CusA/CzcA family heavy metal efflux RND transporter translates to MLDKIIKFSINNKIVIGIMTLLLILWGVWSANRLPIDAVPDITNNQVQIITVCPTLAGQEVEQLVTFPIEQSIANIPDIEETRSISRFGLSVITVVFKEDVDIYFARQLISEKLKEASEEIPKGVGTPELAPVSTGLGDVYQYILHPKKGSEKKYSSKELRTMQDWIVRRQLNGTPGVAEVNSFGGELKQYEVAVDPNRLRAMGISITDLFTALEKNNQNTGGAFIDKKPNAYFIRGIGVVTSLEDIKNIAVKNDKGNVPIFIKDVADVRIGSAVRYGAMTYNGNVDAVGGIVMMLKGSNSSEVVNLIKDKIPTIQKSLPDDIVIEPFLDRTNLVGRAISTVEKNLIEGALIVIFVLVVFLGNLRAGLIVASAIPLSLLFALGMMNVFGVSANLMSLGAIDFGLIVDGAVIIVEATLHHLGLRKSTQKLTQSEMNEEVFLSASKIRNSAAFGEIIILIVYIPILTLVGVEGKMFTPMAKTVGFAILGALILSLTYIPMMSALFLSKKISQKETFSDKLMNKLQGIYQPLLKRAIKIKGIIVSVTVLLFAVSLFIFSRMGGEFIPQLQEGDFAFHCILPQGSSLSQSIETSMQASRIIKKFDEVKMVVGKTGAAEVPTDPMPFEATDLIIVLKPQNEWKSDKSYDELADEISEQLELIPGVFFEKNQPIQMRFNELMTGIRQDVAVKIFGENLDSLAIYADKVGKVIQTIDGTTAPQIERISGLPQINVEYDRTRMANYGLNIEDVNNTLSTAFAGKAAGQVFENERRFDLVIRLDSLHRANIDDVNNLMISTNTGNQIPLSQVANIGYKLGPAQISREEGKRRIVVGFNVKGRDVESVVDDIQSRLEQQIKLPSGYYFTYGGQFENLQDASKRLLIAVPVSLLLIFFLLYFTFRSFKQAALIFTAIPMSAIGGIFALLIRDMPFSISAGIGFIALFGVAVLNGIVLIGTFNQLEKDGETNLMKRVVEGTKTRLRPVLMTATVASLGFLPMAISTGAGAEVQKPLATVVIGGLITATFLTLFVLPILYIIFNSNFRIKNMKMKSLTTIIVLGFLLVGQTLNAQTTKTLSVEQATEMALSNSYSIKTKDLDIKVSEALKPTANELPKMNFNAQLGQYNSPKFDQSFSISQSIPFPTLFKARKDLIAEEIKAKQISKDITVNEVARQVRTYFYQIEYLHYNQTKLMKLDSLYQDFIRIATVRFNAGDIKKIEISTAETQKGEIGLLLNQNKIYLDNAYKNLKALLNTDNDIKVLFKENYEPMKAEYVLDSTTIANHPTVKAFYQEMEIAEKNKNVERSQGLPEFSLGYTNQSIIGFHTLNGQEKYFDAGNRFHIANVGISIPLTFGATKARIQSLDYQRQMAESNAKLQQKQLTVQLENALDQYKQDVQQYEYYVSQAIPNAEKIVKAGQLGYKTGEISYVEYLFALQTATNIQLKYLESIQQVNQSVIIINSLINK, encoded by the coding sequence ATGTTAGATAAAATCATAAAATTTAGCATCAACAACAAGATCGTCATAGGAATAATGACCTTGTTACTGATACTATGGGGTGTATGGAGCGCAAACCGATTGCCCATTGATGCTGTGCCCGATATCACCAACAATCAAGTGCAGATCATAACTGTCTGTCCAACACTTGCGGGTCAGGAAGTGGAACAGCTGGTCACTTTCCCCATTGAGCAAAGCATCGCCAATATACCAGATATTGAAGAGACTCGAAGTATCTCAAGATTCGGCCTTTCTGTTATTACCGTGGTATTTAAAGAAGATGTCGATATATATTTTGCACGCCAGCTGATCAGTGAAAAATTAAAAGAAGCTTCAGAAGAAATTCCAAAAGGTGTTGGCACACCAGAACTTGCACCTGTGAGTACTGGCTTAGGAGATGTATATCAGTATATTCTGCATCCGAAGAAAGGAAGTGAAAAAAAATATTCATCTAAGGAGCTGAGAACTATGCAGGACTGGATCGTCAGAAGACAACTGAACGGAACGCCGGGAGTTGCGGAGGTCAACAGTTTTGGAGGGGAACTGAAACAGTATGAAGTGGCTGTCGATCCCAATCGGCTCCGAGCAATGGGGATCAGCATCACAGACCTTTTTACTGCATTGGAGAAAAACAATCAGAACACAGGAGGTGCTTTCATAGACAAAAAGCCGAATGCCTATTTTATCCGTGGCATAGGTGTCGTAACTTCTCTTGAGGATATTAAAAATATAGCAGTCAAGAATGACAAAGGAAATGTCCCTATTTTCATTAAAGATGTAGCTGATGTTCGTATTGGAAGTGCAGTTCGTTACGGAGCCATGACATACAATGGTAATGTAGATGCTGTTGGTGGCATTGTAATGATGCTAAAAGGTTCGAACAGCAGTGAAGTTGTAAATCTCATCAAAGATAAAATTCCTACTATTCAAAAATCTTTGCCAGACGATATTGTAATAGAACCTTTTCTTGATAGGACAAACCTTGTTGGCAGAGCAATCAGTACAGTTGAAAAGAATCTTATTGAAGGAGCACTCATCGTGATTTTTGTATTGGTTGTATTCTTAGGGAATTTAAGAGCAGGATTGATCGTTGCCTCAGCAATCCCATTATCACTCCTTTTTGCATTAGGAATGATGAATGTTTTTGGGGTCAGTGCCAATTTAATGAGTTTAGGCGCAATAGATTTTGGGTTAATCGTTGATGGTGCCGTGATTATCGTGGAAGCGACACTCCATCATTTAGGACTTAGAAAATCTACGCAGAAACTGACGCAGTCTGAGATGAATGAAGAAGTTTTTCTTTCCGCCTCGAAAATCAGAAATAGTGCGGCATTTGGCGAGATCATCATTCTGATCGTTTACATTCCTATTTTAACTTTGGTCGGTGTTGAAGGGAAAATGTTTACACCGATGGCAAAAACAGTAGGGTTTGCTATTTTGGGAGCTTTGATCTTATCTCTGACCTATATCCCGATGATGAGCGCATTGTTTTTATCAAAAAAAATATCACAAAAGGAGACTTTTTCAGATAAGCTGATGAATAAACTTCAGGGTATCTATCAACCATTACTAAAAAGAGCTATCAAAATCAAGGGTATAATTGTTTCCGTTACGGTACTTTTATTTGCAGTGAGCCTATTTATATTCAGTCGAATGGGTGGCGAATTTATCCCACAGTTACAGGAAGGCGATTTTGCTTTTCATTGCATCTTGCCTCAGGGAAGCTCCCTGTCGCAAAGCATTGAGACTTCAATGCAGGCTTCCAGAATTATCAAGAAATTTGATGAGGTAAAAATGGTGGTGGGAAAAACAGGGGCTGCCGAAGTACCTACCGACCCAATGCCTTTTGAAGCTACAGATCTGATCATTGTTTTAAAGCCACAAAATGAATGGAAAAGTGATAAATCTTATGATGAATTAGCGGACGAAATTTCAGAACAACTAGAATTGATTCCCGGTGTATTTTTCGAGAAAAACCAGCCGATACAGATGCGCTTTAATGAACTGATGACGGGAATTCGCCAGGATGTGGCCGTGAAAATTTTCGGTGAAAATTTGGATTCTCTCGCTATTTATGCGGATAAAGTTGGAAAAGTAATTCAGACTATTGACGGAACAACAGCGCCTCAGATTGAGCGTATCAGCGGACTTCCACAGATCAATGTGGAGTATGACCGCACAAGAATGGCAAATTACGGACTAAATATTGAGGATGTCAATAATACTTTAAGCACTGCATTTGCGGGTAAAGCCGCAGGTCAGGTTTTTGAAAACGAAAGACGGTTTGATCTGGTGATTCGTTTGGACAGCCTGCACAGAGCTAATATTGATGATGTCAATAATCTGATGATATCCACCAATACAGGAAACCAAATCCCACTTTCTCAAGTGGCTAATATCGGCTATAAACTCGGCCCGGCACAGATCAGCCGTGAAGAAGGGAAACGAAGAATAGTTGTAGGTTTTAATGTCAAAGGTCGGGATGTAGAAAGTGTTGTCGATGACATTCAAAGCAGACTTGAACAACAAATAAAGCTGCCATCGGGATATTATTTCACTTATGGCGGACAGTTTGAGAATCTGCAGGATGCGAGCAAGAGATTGCTGATTGCTGTTCCGGTTTCTTTACTCCTGATATTTTTCTTGTTATACTTCACCTTCCGCTCATTTAAGCAGGCTGCATTAATTTTTACTGCGATACCGATGAGTGCCATCGGCGGGATCTTCGCCTTATTGATCAGAGATATGCCATTCAGTATCAGTGCCGGAATAGGTTTTATCGCATTGTTTGGCGTTGCTGTTCTCAACGGAATTGTCCTCATAGGAACATTTAATCAGCTGGAAAAAGATGGCGAAACAAATCTTATGAAACGTGTCGTAGAAGGTACTAAAACTAGACTTCGGCCAGTTCTGATGACCGCAACAGTGGCTTCATTAGGATTTCTTCCAATGGCAATTTCAACAGGAGCCGGAGCAGAAGTTCAGAAACCTTTGGCAACGGTGGTAATAGGTGGCTTGATCACTGCGACGTTTCTGACGCTATTTGTTCTACCGATTCTTTACATCATTTTCAACAGTAACTTCAGAATTAAAAATATGAAGATGAAATCTTTGACAACAATTATCGTGTTAGGATTTCTACTTGTCGGACAAACATTGAATGCTCAAACAACAAAAACACTTTCTGTGGAACAGGCTACAGAAATGGCATTGAGCAATAGTTATTCAATAAAAACGAAAGATTTGGATATTAAAGTTTCCGAGGCCTTGAAACCGACCGCTAATGAACTGCCAAAAATGAATTTCAATGCACAGTTAGGTCAATACAACAGTCCGAAGTTCGACCAGTCGTTTTCCATTTCGCAGAGCATACCATTTCCGACTCTGTTCAAAGCCAGAAAAGACCTGATTGCAGAAGAGATTAAAGCTAAACAGATCAGTAAAGACATCACCGTCAACGAAGTTGCACGGCAGGTCAGAACTTATTTTTACCAGATTGAATATCTGCACTACAACCAGACCAAACTGATGAAGCTCGACAGCCTTTATCAGGATTTTATCAGGATAGCCACTGTCAGATTCAATGCAGGTGACATCAAAAAAATTGAAATCAGTACAGCAGAAACTCAGAAAGGGGAGATCGGTCTATTGCTAAATCAGAATAAAATTTATCTTGATAATGCATACAAAAATCTGAAAGCACTATTAAATACAGACAATGATATAAAGGTTTTGTTTAAAGAAAATTATGAGCCGATGAAAGCGGAGTATGTTCTGGACAGCACTACAATTGCCAATCATCCAACCGTCAAAGCATTCTACCAGGAAATGGAAATTGCCGAGAAAAATAAAAACGTAGAGCGATCGCAGGGCTTACCTGAGTTCAGTTTGGGTTACACGAACCAGTCAATCATAGGTTTTCATACACTCAATGGGCAGGAAAAGTATTTTGATGCAGGAAACCGATTTCACATTGCCAATGTTGGGATTTCAATTCCTTTGACTTTTGGAGCGACGAAAGCGAGAATCCAGTCTTTGGATTATCAGAGGCAAATGGCAGAATCGAACGCAAAACTCCAGCAAAAACAATTGACGGTTCAACTTGAGAATGCCTTAGACCAATACAAGCAGGATGTACAGCAATATGAATATTATGTAAGTCAGGCTATTCCAAATGCAGAAAAAATCGTAAAAGCAGGTCAGCTCGGTTACAAAACCGGAGAAATCTCCTACGTCGAATATCTTTTCGCTCTGCAGACTGCAACCAATATTCAGCTTAAGTATCTGGAATCCATTCAACAAGTCAATCAGTCTGTAATCATCATTAACTCTTTAATCAATAAATAA
- a CDS encoding DUF6660 family protein — MKILRLLLTFYFVALLIIPCSDVETQRVVGHHSEISISSENSQPGSNDGTCSPFCMCNCSHVSVIAFKVEPLLEIPLQVQFYFSKKILFHKNNIAYQVYDHIWQPPKI, encoded by the coding sequence GTGAAAATTTTGAGACTTCTATTAACATTTTATTTCGTAGCACTGCTTATCATTCCTTGCAGTGATGTTGAAACGCAGCGTGTTGTAGGTCATCATAGTGAGATTTCCATAAGTTCCGAGAATTCCCAGCCGGGTAGTAATGATGGTACTTGTTCTCCTTTTTGCATGTGCAACTGTAGCCATGTAAGTGTTATTGCCTTTAAGGTAGAACCTTTGCTGGAAATTCCTTTGCAGGTTCAATTCTATTTTTCCAAAAAAATTCTTTTTCATAAGAATAACATTGCCTATCAGGTTTATGACCATATCTGGCAACCCCCTAAGATTTAA
- a CDS encoding ArsR/SmtB family transcription factor, producing MGATKTEHFTDQQNQIATIAKAVGHPARIAIIEYLMKVNECICGDIVNELPLAQPTVSQHLKELKNAGIIKGNISGNAICYCIDEKTIEILNTYFSAIVQTVTKSKCC from the coding sequence ATGGGAGCTACTAAGACAGAACATTTTACAGATCAACAAAATCAAATTGCAACTATTGCAAAAGCAGTAGGGCATCCTGCGCGAATAGCGATTATTGAGTATCTGATGAAAGTCAATGAATGTATCTGTGGAGATATCGTGAACGAATTGCCTTTAGCTCAACCGACCGTCTCTCAGCATTTGAAAGAACTGAAAAATGCCGGGATCATAAAAGGTAACATTTCCGGAAACGCTATCTGCTATTGTATAGACGAAAAGACCATCGAAATTCTCAACACTTATTTTTCCGCAATAGTACAAACGGTTACCAAATCAAAATGCTGCTAA
- a CDS encoding DUF6428 family protein, with the protein MKLSEVKQILPTLENVEFQLENGVFVPEHFHVTEVGMINKNFIDCGGVIRSEKVVNFQLWNADDFEHRLKPNKLLNIIKLSEDKLGIEDFDIEVEYQSDTIGKYDLEFNGKTFILKNKTTACLAQDACGIASEKEKKNLSELNVNQNNSCTPGDGCC; encoded by the coding sequence ATGAAATTATCAGAAGTCAAACAAATTTTGCCAACATTAGAAAATGTTGAATTCCAATTAGAAAATGGAGTTTTCGTTCCGGAACATTTTCACGTTACGGAAGTAGGTATGATTAATAAAAACTTTATTGATTGTGGCGGTGTGATCCGTTCAGAGAAGGTTGTGAATTTTCAGCTTTGGAATGCAGACGATTTTGAACATCGTTTGAAGCCTAACAAATTACTCAACATTATCAAACTTTCTGAAGATAAATTAGGAATCGAGGATTTTGATATTGAAGTTGAATATCAAAGTGATACGATTGGAAAATATGATCTAGAATTCAATGGGAAAACATTTATTCTAAAAAATAAGACCACAGCTTGTTTAGCACAGGACGCTTGTGGAATTGCATCAGAAAAAGAAAAGAAAAACTTATCCGAACTTAATGTTAATCAAAACAATTCTTGCACACCAGGTGACGGATGTTGCTAA
- a CDS encoding GNAT family N-acetyltransferase has protein sequence MEIKPITKENFPELVEIYGQRLATNIATFQNDSPIWEDWDKGHLNFCRISIYENNEMFAWAALSPVSSRCVYSGVAEVSVYVATIARGKGIGEMLLNELIKQSESNEIWTLQSGIFAENQNSIRLHEKCGFRIVGYREKIGRKNGVWKDTVLMERRSKITGIN, from the coding sequence ATGGAAATAAAGCCGATTACCAAAGAAAATTTTCCAGAGTTGGTGGAGATCTATGGTCAGAGATTAGCAACCAACATTGCCACTTTTCAAAATGATTCGCCAATATGGGAAGATTGGGATAAAGGACACCTTAATTTTTGCAGGATCAGTATTTATGAAAATAACGAAATGTTTGCTTGGGCTGCATTATCTCCTGTCTCCAGCAGATGTGTTTATTCGGGCGTAGCTGAAGTAAGTGTTTATGTAGCAACAATTGCAAGAGGAAAAGGGATTGGTGAAATGTTGTTGAATGAATTGATTAAACAAAGTGAGTCAAATGAAATATGGACTTTACAATCCGGGATATTTGCAGAAAACCAAAATAGCATAAGATTACACGAGAAATGTGGTTTCAGGATCGTCGGCTATAGGGAAAAAATTGGAAGAAAGAATGGGGTTTGGAAAGACACTGTATTGATGGAACGAAGAAGTAAAATTACTGGAATCAACTAA
- a CDS encoding protein-tyrosine-phosphatase — MYSALAKTIEKIATKKINEERKTTLKPLIDFIQQKVDDKKDININFICTHNSRRSHLAQIWAQVASKYFNIPEVNCFSGGTEETALFPKVSETLINQGLTIFRISDNDNPVFAIKYSENALPIIGFSKKYDSPFNPISEFAAIMTCSQADGGCPFIAGAEKRIPITYEDPKLSDNTPEQSQVYAQRSLEIASEMFYVFSMIKN, encoded by the coding sequence ATGTATTCAGCATTAGCAAAAACTATAGAAAAAATAGCGACAAAAAAAATCAATGAAGAACGTAAAACCACATTGAAACCTCTGATAGATTTTATTCAGCAAAAAGTAGATGATAAGAAGGACATCAATATCAATTTCATCTGTACCCACAATTCACGCAGAAGCCATTTAGCGCAGATCTGGGCACAGGTAGCATCAAAATATTTTAATATTCCTGAAGTAAACTGTTTTTCTGGAGGTACAGAAGAAACTGCATTATTTCCAAAAGTTTCGGAGACACTGATAAATCAGGGCTTAACTATTTTCAGAATTTCAGACAATGATAATCCTGTATTTGCTATAAAGTACAGTGAGAATGCTTTACCTATCATTGGTTTTTCAAAGAAATACGACAGTCCATTCAATCCTATCTCCGAATTTGCAGCAATTATGACTTGTTCGCAGGCAGACGGAGGTTGTCCCTTCATTGCAGGCGCAGAAAAAAGAATTCCCATTACATACGAAGATCCTAAACTTTCAGACAACACACCAGAGCAATCACAGGTTTATGCACAGCGAAGCTTAGAGATAGCAAGTGAAATGTTCTATGTATTTTCTATGATTAAAAATTAA